The sequence below is a genomic window from Acidobacteriota bacterium.
CCGCCGGCGCGCCGGATACTCAGCCCCAGCAAGGAGTTCATCCGGCAATGCTGCCCCCTTCACGGTCGCCCGAAACAAGTTCGCGCCAGCAGTCGATGCTGCGCACCGCCTTCGAAGGCCCGGTACGCGACGCGCTCGAAGAAGCCGACACCCAGGAAGTGATTGCCAACCCGGACGGCAGCGTCTGGATCGAGCGCGCCGGTTCAGGCCTGGCGCAGGCGCCCGGCCGTCTCGGCGCCGCCGAACGCGAGCGCATCATCCGGCTGGTAGCCTCGTCGGCCGGCGCGCCCTGCGACCGCGAGCGTCCCATCGTGTCAGCTGAACTGCCAGGCAGCGGCGAACGTTTCGAGGGCATCCTGCCGCCGGTGTCCGAAGCGCCCTGCTTTGCAATCCGCAAACCGGCGCCGGCGCCCTTCAGTCTCGACGACTATGTCGAGGCCGGCGCGCTTGCCCCGGCCGTCTCGCTGGCGCTGCGCAAGGCGCTGGTGGCGCGCGCGAACATCCTCATCGCCGGGGGAACCTCGTCCGGCAAGACGACCTTTGCCAACGCGCTCCTCGCGGAGCCTTGCCTCGCCGCTGACCGGATCGTCATCCTCGAGGACACCCGCGAGCTTGCCTGCAGGGCGCCGGACGTCACCCAGCTGCGCGCCCAGCCCGGCAGCGTCTCGCTGCGCGATCTCGTGCGCTCGACACTTCGTCTGCGCCCGGACCGGATCATTGTCGGCGAAGTCCGCGGCGGCGAAGCGCTCGATCTCCTCAAGGCCTGGAACACCGGCCATCCGGGCGGGCTTGCGACGCTGCATGCAAATTCCGCCGGCGGCGTCTTCTCGCGGCTCGAACAGCTGGTCGCCGAAGTCACCCCAAGCCTGCCGACCGGCCTGATCGGCGAAGCGATCGACATCGTCGTCTTCCTGTCTCGGGCCGGCGGCCAGCGCCGCGTCGAAGAGGCGCTGCGTG
It includes:
- the trbB gene encoding P-type conjugative transfer ATPase TrbB, translated to MLPPSRSPETSSRQQSMLRTAFEGPVRDALEEADTQEVIANPDGSVWIERAGSGLAQAPGRLGAAERERIIRLVASSAGAPCDRERPIVSAELPGSGERFEGILPPVSEAPCFAIRKPAPAPFSLDDYVEAGALAPAVSLALRKALVARANILIAGGTSSGKTTFANALLAEPCLAADRIVILEDTRELACRAPDVTQLRAQPGSVSLRDLVRSTLRLRPDRIIVGEVRGGEALDLLKAWNTGHPGGLATLHANSAGGVFSRLEQLVAEVTPSLPTGLIGEAIDIVVFLSRAGGQRRVEEALRVTGFDEAGYRTEPLAAPGLALIH